The Shewanella japonica genome has a window encoding:
- a CDS encoding heavy metal translocating P-type ATPase → MIPLRIKHHIPGRIRFKLNRATELEDTGEWIKKSLMVIQGVSAVRVNETAHSIVIDYDDNLLEPHTIEARLTQIDLSEAELEESEHQFTRGDIAMNVIGTLSAALLPNKWGALTTATLITPTLAEGISELKQKRVSVEVLDAIAVGLSAYRGDYRTAMMTQTLISLGEFMEQETCRKSDKLLADLMIPQESIVWQIMPDGTRLQVSSTELAVNDIIELVPGDPVPIDGVVIDGAALINQSALTGESVPIRRELDAVVYSGSSVHEGTIKVRVDKVGSEATTAKIAQLIYDSLSEKSEIQQVTQDMANRRVKITLGIGAAVFALTQDINRVASVFLVDYSCALKLSTPVTFKSIMYRAAQQGILLKGGSAIEKLAEVDVCVFDKTGTLTHGDMEVTDVVPFNCQGEHCARDLLAIAASVEEHSNHPLSQAVVNAAKHHKLPHIDHGEVEYVIAHGLKSTVNDHCLVMGSRHFLESHESVDFSAYEEQIRQYEAKGRHLIFISHQGELMGMIGLRDHLREDVYQTLEDLKQLGISQLMMISGDSVYKANMLGEDLKLDRVFAEATPETKSTIIESLQQQGHKVMFVGDGVNDAPALTKANVGVAMCKGTELARQAADVVLLQDRLYGVAETYQLSQIAMKMINSNIKVAEYVNSGIMLAAALGWLNPTMSALLHNGTTLGILARSVAIKNGPRIG, encoded by the coding sequence ATGATCCCGTTGCGAATTAAGCACCATATTCCGGGTCGTATACGCTTCAAGCTCAATCGAGCAACCGAGCTTGAAGATACTGGCGAGTGGATCAAAAAAAGCCTCATGGTGATCCAAGGCGTCAGTGCTGTGCGGGTCAATGAAACCGCTCACTCGATTGTGATTGATTACGATGACAACTTGCTTGAGCCTCACACTATCGAGGCTAGGCTAACCCAGATTGATCTTAGCGAAGCTGAGCTTGAAGAGTCTGAACACCAATTTACCCGTGGCGATATCGCCATGAATGTCATTGGTACTTTATCAGCGGCTTTGCTGCCTAATAAATGGGGTGCTTTGACCACTGCCACTCTGATAACACCGACCCTTGCTGAAGGCATTTCAGAGCTGAAACAAAAACGTGTATCGGTTGAAGTGCTTGACGCTATCGCCGTAGGTTTATCAGCCTATCGCGGAGATTATCGCACTGCGATGATGACCCAAACGCTGATTAGTCTTGGCGAATTCATGGAGCAAGAAACCTGTCGTAAAAGTGACAAGCTGCTCGCTGATTTGATGATCCCACAAGAGTCTATTGTTTGGCAGATCATGCCTGATGGCACTCGCTTGCAGGTGAGCTCAACTGAGCTTGCGGTGAACGACATTATCGAATTAGTTCCAGGTGACCCTGTTCCGATTGATGGCGTTGTCATTGATGGCGCTGCGCTAATTAATCAGTCAGCGTTGACGGGTGAAAGTGTTCCTATTCGACGAGAACTCGATGCCGTTGTGTATTCAGGTTCTAGCGTGCATGAAGGCACGATTAAGGTCAGAGTTGATAAGGTCGGTAGTGAAGCGACTACCGCTAAAATTGCCCAACTGATTTACGACTCTCTGAGCGAAAAAAGCGAGATCCAGCAAGTCACCCAAGACATGGCGAATCGCCGCGTAAAAATTACCTTAGGGATCGGTGCTGCAGTATTTGCACTGACTCAAGATATTAATCGTGTCGCATCTGTCTTTTTGGTCGATTACTCCTGTGCGCTAAAACTCAGTACACCAGTGACGTTCAAGTCCATTATGTACCGCGCCGCTCAGCAAGGCATCTTACTCAAAGGCGGTAGCGCCATTGAAAAGCTAGCCGAAGTCGATGTGTGTGTATTCGATAAAACTGGCACCTTAACCCATGGCGATATGGAGGTCACCGACGTGGTGCCATTCAATTGCCAAGGTGAACACTGCGCTCGAGATTTATTGGCCATTGCAGCCTCAGTTGAAGAACACAGCAACCATCCGCTTTCACAAGCGGTAGTGAACGCTGCTAAACATCATAAACTGCCACACATTGATCATGGTGAAGTGGAATACGTCATTGCTCATGGGCTCAAAAGCACCGTCAATGACCATTGCCTTGTTATGGGTAGTCGTCACTTCCTTGAGTCACACGAATCTGTCGACTTTAGTGCCTATGAAGAGCAAATTCGTCAATATGAAGCCAAAGGGCGTCATCTGATTTTTATCTCTCATCAAGGCGAACTGATGGGCATGATTGGCCTTAGAGATCACCTACGTGAAGATGTCTATCAAACCCTAGAAGATCTAAAACAGTTGGGCATTAGCCAATTGATGATGATCTCTGGCGATAGTGTCTACAAAGCCAACATGCTTGGAGAAGATCTCAAACTCGATAGAGTGTTTGCAGAGGCGACACCAGAAACCAAATCAACCATCATTGAGTCATTGCAGCAGCAAGGCCATAAAGTGATGTTTGTGGGTGATGGCGTAAATGATGCACCTGCATTAACCAAAGCTAACGTTGGTGTAGCCATGTGCAAAGGCACAGAGCTTGCCAGACAAGCTGCCGATGTCGTGTTACTGCAAGATAGGTTATACGGTGTTGCTGAAACCTATCAGCTGTCTCAAATCGCAATGAAGATGATCAACAGCAACATTAAAGTCGCTGAATACGTCAACAGTGGCATTATGCTTGCTGCTGCACTTGGCTGGCTTAATCCAACCATGAGTGCTTTATTGCATAACGGGACAACGTTAGGGATTCTGGCCCGTTCGGTCGCCATCAAGAATGGCCCGCGGATCGGCTAG
- a CDS encoding ABC transporter substrate-binding protein, translating into MLKPSALLWSYLLAFIVIMPAFAEPSVAVDTGKTNTQITIEDSRGIQVLPRTPKRVAALNWDIAEQVLELGVTPIAMPDVAGYKEWVMNPLVPDEVMDVGTRVEPNFQRLAAFKPDVIIIASPQLDLLPRLEQIAPVLFFQTYSEHHDNAKAALDNFFSIAKVLDKTSQAQARIDKMHAVIDEQKQQLLTAYQGKLPNVSTFRFASMTSVYLYGDNSTAQYALSLLGIKPAIEVEATQWGVKQQRLKSLRHVGDGVALYFEPFAQEAELEESVMWNAMPFVRHNKMNSIEPAWNYGGAISIEYMAQALTRSLLAIAPTSEIHKGAMHE; encoded by the coding sequence ATGTTAAAACCATCTGCCTTGTTATGGTCGTATTTATTGGCATTTATTGTGATTATGCCAGCGTTTGCAGAGCCTAGTGTCGCTGTCGATACTGGCAAAACAAACACCCAAATTACCATTGAGGATAGTCGTGGTATTCAGGTTTTACCTCGTACTCCTAAGCGTGTTGCAGCGCTCAATTGGGATATTGCAGAGCAAGTATTAGAGCTGGGCGTTACACCTATTGCTATGCCAGATGTTGCAGGGTACAAAGAGTGGGTGATGAACCCGTTAGTACCCGATGAGGTGATGGATGTTGGCACTCGTGTGGAGCCTAACTTTCAACGTTTAGCAGCATTCAAACCTGATGTGATAATCATTGCATCACCACAGTTAGATTTATTACCCCGACTTGAGCAAATTGCGCCAGTATTATTTTTTCAAACCTACAGCGAGCATCATGACAATGCTAAGGCGGCGTTAGATAACTTTTTTAGTATCGCAAAAGTATTAGACAAAACCTCACAAGCTCAAGCCAGAATTGACAAAATGCATGCAGTGATTGATGAGCAGAAACAACAATTACTCACGGCATACCAAGGCAAACTGCCTAATGTAAGCACTTTTAGGTTTGCCAGTATGACCTCGGTTTATTTGTATGGTGACAATTCTACCGCTCAATATGCTTTATCGTTACTTGGTATCAAACCTGCTATCGAAGTGGAAGCCACTCAATGGGGCGTGAAGCAGCAGAGGTTAAAATCACTTCGACATGTGGGTGATGGCGTCGCACTGTATTTTGAGCCTTTTGCCCAAGAAGCTGAACTTGAAGAAAGTGTCATGTGGAATGCCATGCCTTTTGTGCGTCACAACAAGATGAACAGTATTGAACCTGCATGGAATTATGGCGGGGCCATTTCAATTGAATACATGGCTCAAGCTCTTACTCGCAGCTTATTAGCGATTGCGCCAACCTCTGAGATTCATAAGGGGGCGATGCATGAGTAA
- the fhuB gene encoding Fe(3+)-hydroxamate ABC transporter permease FhuB: protein MSNLAMSQRYVFTFVALVLAVLMSAQIDTQILVSEQLSLLMNFSDRLTLADSFDAIMFVESQLPRIVMAIMVGAMLGLVGSLMQQLTQNPLVSPMTLGTASGAWLALVVMNVWFPSYVGDYAPIAALIGAMLTLGLVILIAGVRNLAGLPVVLAGMAVNILLGAIATAIILLNDQYAKNLFIWGAGDLAQNGWAQIQWLLPKLSVAVLIFIFAPRILALLRMGQASASARGLNIIPAILGLFAIGLWLIAASITSVGVISFIGLLAPNIARQLGARTPKDELFYSMLLGGLILVLTDALAVGLSVLTFDLVPSGTAAAFIGAPALIWFTRRKLSAQDQLSFSMPKSHYVMSQAKLMVLVAGLVLLGLFTTVFNQVTVAQDVSSAQDIIWTWAIPDAFGWQIQWPRLLTAASAGAGLAVAGVLLQRLIYNPLASPDILGISAGATLALVGGAIFVGLNIFSTAPAIAFLGSMSVLAILSVLGKRHQYAPSMLILIGIALTALIEAIVQFALAKGDETSYIILSWLAGSTYRVTPASALTLVAMVTGLIGFALVTCRWLTLISTGREFAKARGLNVPKAFVLLLSCVALLCAAVTATMGPVAFIGLLAPHMAVILGAKKVEMQLPTAAVLGAGLMVFSDWLGQNLVYPSQIAAGTIVSVVGGIYFILLLLQGRRSMN, encoded by the coding sequence ATGAGTAACCTTGCGATGTCGCAGCGCTACGTATTTACCTTTGTTGCACTGGTATTAGCGGTATTGATGTCGGCGCAGATTGATACCCAAATCCTTGTTTCCGAGCAGTTGTCATTGTTGATGAACTTTTCTGACAGACTCACGTTGGCAGATAGTTTTGATGCCATCATGTTTGTCGAGTCTCAACTGCCACGGATTGTTATGGCAATCATGGTTGGCGCCATGTTAGGCCTGGTCGGCAGTTTAATGCAGCAGTTAACACAAAACCCATTAGTGTCGCCCATGACGCTGGGTACTGCTTCAGGGGCTTGGCTTGCACTGGTGGTGATGAATGTGTGGTTTCCGTCGTATGTGGGTGACTATGCACCGATAGCGGCATTAATTGGCGCCATGCTGACATTGGGATTAGTGATTCTAATTGCGGGAGTTCGCAACCTTGCTGGTTTACCTGTGGTGTTGGCAGGTATGGCGGTTAATATCTTACTGGGTGCTATTGCAACGGCGATTATTCTACTTAATGACCAATATGCTAAAAACCTGTTTATATGGGGAGCAGGGGATCTAGCACAAAATGGTTGGGCGCAAATACAGTGGCTACTGCCTAAGTTGTCTGTAGCAGTACTTATCTTCATATTCGCACCACGGATATTAGCCTTGTTGCGCATGGGACAAGCAAGTGCATCTGCCCGTGGGCTGAATATCATTCCTGCCATTTTAGGCTTATTTGCCATTGGCCTGTGGCTTATTGCAGCCAGTATTACCAGCGTTGGTGTGATAAGTTTTATTGGCTTGTTAGCGCCAAATATTGCTCGGCAGCTGGGAGCAAGAACCCCAAAAGATGAACTGTTTTACAGCATGTTGTTGGGCGGTCTTATTCTAGTGTTAACCGATGCACTTGCTGTGGGGTTAAGTGTATTAACCTTTGATTTAGTGCCATCGGGTACCGCTGCTGCCTTTATCGGTGCGCCCGCATTGATTTGGTTTACTCGCCGTAAACTATCAGCTCAAGATCAGTTGTCTTTTTCAATGCCGAAAAGTCATTATGTGATGAGCCAAGCTAAATTAATGGTGTTAGTTGCTGGTTTAGTGTTACTCGGCTTATTTACGACGGTATTTAATCAAGTCACTGTTGCTCAAGATGTATCGAGTGCGCAAGACATCATCTGGACTTGGGCAATACCTGACGCCTTTGGCTGGCAAATTCAGTGGCCAAGGTTGCTGACTGCAGCCTCTGCTGGAGCTGGGCTTGCGGTCGCAGGCGTGCTACTTCAACGTTTGATTTATAACCCGTTGGCAAGTCCTGATATTTTAGGTATTTCTGCCGGGGCGACATTAGCCTTAGTGGGCGGTGCGATTTTTGTTGGGTTAAATATTTTTAGCACTGCGCCTGCCATTGCCTTTTTAGGTAGCATGTCGGTATTAGCTATCTTATCGGTCTTAGGCAAACGGCATCAGTATGCGCCTTCAATGCTTATTTTAATTGGTATCGCACTGACTGCATTGATTGAAGCCATAGTGCAATTTGCGTTAGCCAAAGGCGATGAAACGTCTTATATCATTTTGAGTTGGTTGGCTGGCTCAACCTATCGAGTGACACCAGCTTCGGCATTAACCTTAGTTGCCATGGTGACTGGTTTAATTGGTTTTGCATTGGTGACATGTCGCTGGTTAACATTGATTTCAACGGGGCGAGAGTTTGCTAAAGCCAGAGGCTTGAACGTGCCCAAAGCATTTGTCTTGTTGCTAAGCTGCGTGGCATTACTTTGCGCTGCTGTCACTGCCACCATGGGACCTGTCGCATTTATTGGTTTACTTGCACCGCATATGGCAGTGATTTTAGGTGCCAAAAAAGTTGAAATGCAATTACCAACAGCTGCGGTATTAGGTGCAGGCTTGATGGTGTTTTCTGATTGGTTAGGGCAAAACCTAGTTTATCCGTCGCAAATTGCCGCTGGGACTATCGTATCTGTCGTTGGCGGAATTTACTTTATCTTGCTGCTATTACAAGGCCGGCGGTCGATGAATTAG
- a CDS encoding ABC transporter ATP-binding protein translates to MPQVKTEECLMYQLSHVKVIRDERTILDIEQLNIDPHALTVVLGHNGSGKSTLVNLLANQFQPEAGDITLDNQPLKKYSAKELARTVAYLPQKLPEVAGLNVSELVRLGRFPWRGTLGRWRDEDQQIIEKAMAETGVTEFKDALADQLSGGERQRTWVAMLLAQQAKMMILDEPTSALDIQHQYQLMELLSRLNKETGVGVIVILHDLNLALRFATQIVALKKGQIAFQGDTDILLDEALLSDLYATPVTLVDHPNKPHKVAIVC, encoded by the coding sequence AGAAGAGTGTTTAATGTACCAACTGAGTCACGTTAAAGTTATCCGCGATGAGCGCACCATTCTTGATATTGAACAACTGAACATAGATCCCCACGCCTTAACCGTCGTGCTGGGTCATAATGGTTCTGGTAAGTCGACACTCGTTAATCTTTTGGCTAACCAGTTTCAGCCAGAAGCCGGTGACATTACCTTAGATAACCAACCGCTGAAAAAATATTCTGCCAAAGAGCTTGCTAGAACCGTTGCTTATTTGCCGCAAAAGCTACCTGAGGTGGCAGGGTTAAATGTGTCAGAGCTTGTTCGCTTGGGGCGTTTCCCTTGGCGTGGCACGCTAGGGCGCTGGCGTGATGAAGACCAACAAATTATCGAAAAAGCGATGGCTGAAACTGGGGTTACAGAGTTTAAAGATGCGTTAGCGGATCAACTATCAGGTGGTGAGCGACAACGTACTTGGGTGGCAATGTTATTAGCTCAACAGGCCAAAATGATGATCCTTGATGAGCCCACATCCGCTTTAGATATTCAGCACCAATATCAATTGATGGAGCTACTCAGTCGCTTGAATAAAGAAACCGGTGTAGGGGTGATTGTCATTTTGCATGACCTTAATTTAGCGCTGCGTTTTGCCACGCAAATAGTGGCATTAAAGAAAGGCCAGATAGCGTTTCAGGGGGATACTGATATTTTACTTGATGAAGCCTTGCTAAGTGATTTATATGCAACGCCAGTAACCTTAGTTGATCATCCAAACAAGCCACATAAGGTGGCGATTGTATGTTAA
- a CDS encoding YtxH domain-containing protein: MSHKYTSEGYAPQYAQQGDNQSVPQQEQNPQAQPQQAQVPPEMNPYQSHMPPGYDYGMPPNSGYPHMQHPHAHMQHPHAHMHPGMHQGMHQGMQHNHPHMHPGFNGPHGHPHYHSPYAQHHPMWSQPHMMHPAYYPHPNMPPQSEPDANAEQSDPFMEQAQAMLEQALGEDAGMFKDILGSLGMNDKEFWKGAMIGAAAALLLSNDKVRGKLMDVVSGAGDMLKTGGGKVKETASQTASSVKENVTNSSEIFKDTYSAGKEGFQASVERHYQAPAEEATAETEPALTEEAPVLATQSSDEMKPA; this comes from the coding sequence ATGAGCCATAAATACACATCCGAGGGTTATGCCCCACAGTATGCTCAACAAGGCGACAATCAAAGCGTCCCTCAACAAGAGCAAAATCCGCAAGCTCAGCCACAGCAGGCTCAAGTACCACCAGAAATGAATCCTTACCAATCACATATGCCTCCAGGTTATGATTACGGTATGCCGCCTAATTCAGGCTACCCTCACATGCAACACCCTCATGCTCATATGCAACACCCTCATGCTCATATGCATCCGGGCATGCATCAAGGCATGCATCAAGGCATGCAGCATAACCATCCGCATATGCACCCAGGATTTAATGGCCCACACGGGCATCCACACTATCACTCACCCTATGCGCAACATCATCCAATGTGGTCACAACCGCACATGATGCACCCCGCATATTATCCTCACCCTAACATGCCACCTCAGTCAGAACCTGACGCAAATGCAGAGCAAAGCGATCCATTTATGGAACAGGCGCAAGCCATGCTCGAACAAGCATTAGGTGAAGACGCAGGCATGTTTAAAGACATATTAGGAAGCTTAGGTATGAACGATAAAGAATTTTGGAAAGGCGCAATGATTGGCGCTGCAGCCGCATTATTACTTAGCAATGATAAAGTCCGTGGCAAGTTAATGGACGTAGTATCTGGCGCAGGTGACATGCTCAAAACGGGTGGCGGTAAAGTAAAAGAAACCGCAAGCCAAACAGCGAGTAGCGTTAAAGAAAACGTGACTAACAGCAGTGAAATCTTTAAAGACACCTACAGTGCGGGTAAAGAAGGTTTTCAAGCATCGGTAGAGCGTCATTATCAAGCACCAGCTGAAGAAGCGACTGCTGAAACAGAGCCTGCTCTAACTGAAGAAGCACCAGTGCTAGCAACGCAATCATCAGATGAAATGAAACCAGCATGA
- a CDS encoding YtxH domain-containing protein, whose translation MNNYPPYGYGYGYGPAGQAQQAQSAPTENAAPYKAQNTKTHFMMGLAAGAAVAYLISNKKVQQSVASTGEKAWSTVRGEVEELKERLEDTQAELDYYRNLHKGE comes from the coding sequence ATGAATAATTATCCTCCTTATGGCTATGGTTACGGTTATGGCCCAGCAGGTCAGGCTCAACAGGCACAGTCTGCTCCGACTGAAAACGCTGCACCATATAAAGCACAAAACACCAAAACCCACTTTATGATGGGATTAGCCGCAGGCGCTGCCGTGGCGTATTTGATCAGCAATAAAAAGGTGCAACAAAGTGTGGCATCAACCGGCGAAAAAGCCTGGTCTACAGTACGTGGTGAAGTAGAAGAGCTCAAAGAGCGCCTCGAAGACACACAAGCTGAGTTAGATTATTACCGTAATTTGCATAAAGGTGAATAA
- a CDS encoding magnetosome protein MamC: MSNTYSQLSPASRALLVGAMVGGGASVATQWKSYKQGEIEAEMMVSKATKSAIQAAAISGLTTYAAGKMAGRPVLSLMTILAAGAAGLYLVDQFSGKNHHE, encoded by the coding sequence ATGAGTAATACATACAGCCAACTAAGCCCTGCCAGCCGTGCTTTGCTTGTCGGTGCCATGGTAGGCGGTGGCGCATCGGTCGCTACCCAGTGGAAATCTTACAAACAAGGTGAGATAGAAGCAGAAATGATGGTGTCTAAGGCGACTAAATCAGCTATTCAAGCGGCGGCAATCAGTGGGCTCACCACTTATGCTGCTGGTAAAATGGCTGGCCGTCCAGTCTTGTCATTAATGACGATTTTGGCTGCAGGCGCAGCGGGACTTTACCTCGTCGATCAATTTTCAGGAAAAAATCACCATGAATAA